Below is a genomic region from Vitis riparia cultivar Riparia Gloire de Montpellier isolate 1030 chromosome 16, EGFV_Vit.rip_1.0, whole genome shotgun sequence.
attgtgtCCTTTGACAATCAATGAATCAAGGTTGTTTGTCCTCTAACAATGAATTAGATGATCTTAATCTATACTTAATGATTTGTTAGTCTAGTTTCAATGCATGATAGAACTTTTTTAGGGTATATGAAGTGATTAAATAGACGTAAGCATGCATAATATTGATGCTATGATCCTTGATGCTTACGagaaaaaagttattgatttttttatgtcaaatacACTACcatgttattttgtttttaaaaaaactccaattttGTGAATCTTTTTGGTTTCTTAGAAAATGAAACATGAATTCTCAACTTCTAGaacaccttaaaaaaaaaaaaccctaaaatcgAGAATTTGAGACATCAATGTGGTTGGATGAGACATTGTGTTAATTAGTTAGTGaaaataacatgtttaattGTTGAAACAATGATAAAGACTTAACCGCACACATGCGAGAGGGTTTAATTTGTAGAGAAAATTACTTTATGAGAGTCATTAATTTAGTTTCTATCACACTTAGGAGGAATTTTATACTCAATCCCTTCACATGGATGAGCCATTATGTTGATTAGTTAGTGaaaataacatgtttaattGTTGAAACAATGATAAAGAGTTAGCCGCACACATGCGAGAGGATTTAATTTGCAGAAAAAATTACTTTATGAgagtcattaatttaatttctatcaCACTTAGAAGGAATTTTCTTATGCTCAACCCCTTCACAAGaaccctttattttttttcttgaagctATTCACCCTGTGTTCTCAATAGATCCAATCGATGCATCATGACATACAAACTTTTCCTAGGTTTGATCACTCACCTTGGTGGGTTAATTCCCAATTACATTATAAAGAAATATGatagttatattttttaaggatagttatattttttaaggtttcttttgttgtttttttttcttcgaaTAACAAGAATTCAACATGATCACGTTATTAACAAAGTTAATTTTGTGCGATATGAGTCACTCATCTACCTTGTATAAACACCAAGTGATATAGGTCCGTCTCTCTACCCTACATTCTACTAAAAAACATCCAAGATTTGGTTAAAGCTTTGATCATTGTTAAGTGATATTGCCATTCAATCACATGAGAGGTTTATAGTCATACTTAGGATTTTAGATgacttatttgataattttaaagaaggAAGTCCCATAATCACAATGAATCTAGAACCCTAAATggaaacctaaaaaaaaaactgatgaaTCTAGAAATTATTGTGTCGTGTAAAATGGTATAATATTGTAATAGTGATCAACCCCCGTAACCCTAGTAGTAACCTATGATAGTACTGAGGTAGGCAGTAGGGTGAAGTTGAGTGAACCTCATAGAAATTTCATATTCTCATCACATAGACAAATTTAGTGAAGCAAGGGAAAAAGGTTTGGAGGGGAGAGTAATAGAGAAGATACCTAGGTTTGGCAAGAAAAGGACCTCCATGATGGCCTGATGGGGGCTGGTGCAACTCCATCTACCACTTTAAAACTACCCTAGTGGCACCACCTCAGAccaacaaaaaagagaaaatgttttaataaaagggAGGGTCTATCATCAGTCTATGTCTGGGGGATTTGCTGAGTGGAGGAGATTATTCTCCCTCCTAGGCACAGCTCCCCAAGGGAATGTTTGTGGGTTCCACACAGAAAATCCTCCAAGAGGGGAATGGCAGTCAAGCTAGGGTTTCAATGccttcaaatatttaaaaagaaaaatgaagaaggaaTATGGCCTGGGAAGCAATAATATTAATGATCATTCATGGAAATGGGGGCACATTGTGATGGATGAGAGGCTTCAAAGACTAAGTGGGTACTGTAAAAGGAAATCATTAGGTGGGGCATTGGTGGAGACTGGTGAGCTTGTTTTCAGTAGAGATTATTGGGTTTGTTGCTATAAACTTGAttgaagaagagagagagagagagagagagagagagagaaggaaggCTTGTCAATACTTTACTGTCTAATATAAAGTCTCTTCTCGAAGTGGTCTACCATGTGAGGATATGGAAGATGGGTCATACCTAGTTGTTATGGTTATTCTTTTCTCTCCTGTAGATTTGCTTCATGAGAGGGTGCTTTAATGGCTGGAAGAATCTCAAAGACTCATATGGGAACTGATAAGACTCTGACACTCCTGACCTGTTTGGCAagcaaaaagaaagagagggaaaaaagaaaaaaagaaaacataaaaagaaaaaagcaaaagcTTGGGGGTGGAAAGGATGACAGCAATCATTCCATGACatgaaataaactaaaaataattgcCAATCAACCCACAAATGAAACAACAAGTCCTCTTAGGATTATAAAAGCTCTCCTTGATTACAAACTTCAATAATATATATCACTGACTCCTGTTGAAAGATCAACAAACAGATAACAATGGGGTGGGTGCTAGCTGTACataatagaagaagaagaagatgaagaaacatatgaaCCAAAATTAAGCCTGGTGCAAGGCCAACAAGTGGGAATCAAAGCTTGTTTCTCTGAAAGATGGGATATGGGTTTTGCTTGGGCTCTCTTTTCCTCTATCTCTACATACAGACAGTATCATTCCAAGACATTGACACCCCTCTTGAAGCCAAACCTAAAATGAGCTTCAAACCACCACATTGATGAAAAGAGTACTAAAGGGATAACAGGAaagtaaaagagagaaaatttaaaaagcaaaaatttCATGAAGAAGTAcaacaaatgaaagaaaagaaaagaaacccaTGTACCCTATCTGTTAGTTTTGATCATCATCGACTCCAAACAAGCCAGTCAGCAAAGCAagtgaaagagaaaaacaaagagaaagagaaccCCACCTTGACCAccaccttctttttcttcttcttcttcttaattgcttttttttttttttttttttcttttctagattATTTACCATGATCCTCCACCCAACATTCCATTCCAATACCCAGCTGAGTCTCCTTGAACTCCTCTACTTTGCTCAAACtcagtggtgtttgaaacttgCTTCAAATCCTCAAGTGGGAACAACAGCCTTGCACCACTCTCCTGAACTCCTTGCAGACTCCCATACCCACTTTGAAACCCATCCAGAGAAAAATTAAGAGTTGGTTTGAACTCCTGCAGAGGAAACCCAGATGAgtaaattgaatttgaatcaGAAACCGACATGGGCATGAAAGAACCCAGTCCCCTGGAAGCAATCCCAGTACTCTTGAGCAGTTCCATGGCTGAGAGGTGATGATgggatgaagatgaagatggggTAGGGTTTTGGAGGTGGGGTTTGCTGTCACCATTGTAGGACAAATCAGCAAATTCAGACATGCTGTTGTTGTAATCCTCAGGAGGAGGTGGGAAAGCTAGGTTGAGATCTTGGCCTTCATGgatcttagggttttgagaAGCAGATGATGGAAACCCTGGAGGAGTACTAGTGATAAGATGATCAGGAAGCAATTTTTTTGAAGAAGctggtgatgatgatgaagaagaagaagaagttgacCTCTTGTTCTTCCTTGAACCGCCACCAACTGGAACATTTCTGAGAGAACCACCCTCTGTCCAATACCTTCTACAAGTTTTGCAGAAGTATCTAGGCTGTGAGAGACTGTAGTTGTTATAGTAACAGAACTTTGTATTGGTTGAATTGCACCTTGGGCAGTTCAAAGCTTGATCCTTCTGTGGCCTTGCCCTCCTCTCAGCCACAGGCCCTGAGCTTTCCATGGGTTTAACCACTCCAATCCCCTAAAA
It encodes:
- the LOC117933011 gene encoding dof zinc finger protein DOF4.6-like; this encodes MDTAQWPQGIGVVKPMESSGPVAERRARPQKDQALNCPRCNSTNTKFCYYNNYSLSQPRYFCKTCRRYWTEGGSLRNVPVGGGSRKNKRSTSSSSSSSSPASSKKLLPDHLITSTPPGFPSSASQNPKIHEGQDLNLAFPPPPEDYNNSMSEFADLSYNGDSKPHLQNPTPSSSSSHHHLSAMELLKSTGIASRGLGSFMPMSVSDSNSIYSSGFPLQEFKPTLNFSLDGFQSGYGSLQGVQESGARLLFPLEDLKQVSNTTEFEQSRGVQGDSAGYWNGMLGGGSW